A section of the Bacillus sp. V2I10 genome encodes:
- a CDS encoding spore germination protein, producing MIKAIRNIFNLPPKNQNQTNEDEGSKIPLKTDLEENIKTVKASLGHSPDIVIREIQIGKKGNIPAAVIFTDGLADTKSVNHLIIESLVTDIRITELDPEISSQTNTFDKLKKFALAVGDIKDSTDFETLFTSVLSGDTALLVDGFAQGLIIGLKGWEDRGVQESTSQNVIRGPKEGFSENIRTNTALIRRKINDPNLWLENQQIGRITKTNVSFMYIKGIASEKVIEEVRERLGRIDIDGILESGYIEELIQDEKFTVFPTVFNSERPDVIAAGLLEGRIAILVDGTPFVLLVPAIFTQFFQSAEDYYQRADIASLVRILRYLSFFIALLAPSLYIAITTFHHDLLPPQLLFSLAAQHEGVPFPALIEALIMEITFEILREAGIRMPRSVGQAVSIVGALVIGQAAVEAGIVSAVMVIVVAITAIASFVLPAYNMGNSVRILRFGLMFMAASFGLFGIMLGLIGIVQHLCQLRSFGIPFMASFAPSIPSDKKDGLIRLPRWEMFSRPRFLSQRNIIREDYPPIRGSKHNGKK from the coding sequence ATGATCAAAGCCATCCGAAATATCTTTAATTTGCCCCCAAAGAATCAAAACCAGACAAATGAGGATGAAGGTTCAAAAATCCCATTAAAAACCGATCTTGAAGAAAACATTAAGACGGTAAAAGCTTCTCTTGGACATAGCCCTGACATCGTTATTAGAGAAATTCAAATCGGAAAAAAAGGGAACATCCCTGCTGCTGTCATTTTTACAGATGGATTGGCTGATACGAAATCTGTAAATCATTTAATTATTGAATCATTGGTGACGGATATTCGAATAACGGAATTGGATCCAGAGATTTCATCTCAAACAAATACATTTGATAAATTAAAAAAATTTGCCCTTGCGGTAGGAGATATAAAGGATTCCACGGATTTTGAAACGCTTTTTACGTCTGTATTATCCGGAGATACCGCTTTACTGGTGGATGGATTTGCTCAAGGCTTAATTATCGGTCTAAAAGGCTGGGAAGATCGTGGTGTACAAGAATCTACCTCACAGAATGTTATCCGTGGGCCAAAGGAGGGATTTTCTGAAAACATTCGAACCAACACTGCTTTAATCAGGCGTAAAATCAATGATCCAAACCTTTGGCTTGAAAATCAACAAATAGGACGAATAACGAAAACCAATGTCTCCTTTATGTATATCAAAGGAATTGCGAGTGAAAAAGTCATTGAAGAAGTACGTGAAAGGCTTGGAAGGATAGATATAGACGGTATTTTGGAAAGTGGTTATATAGAAGAATTGATCCAGGATGAGAAATTTACCGTTTTTCCTACTGTATTTAATTCTGAAAGACCTGATGTGATTGCTGCAGGTCTATTGGAAGGTCGCATTGCTATTCTTGTTGATGGAACCCCCTTTGTTCTCTTGGTCCCTGCCATATTTACTCAATTTTTCCAATCTGCAGAGGATTATTACCAACGTGCCGATATCGCCAGTCTTGTCCGTATATTACGTTACTTATCATTTTTTATTGCTTTGCTTGCTCCTTCACTATATATTGCGATTACTACATTTCATCATGACTTGCTTCCTCCCCAGCTTCTATTTAGTTTAGCAGCTCAACACGAAGGGGTTCCTTTTCCTGCATTAATAGAAGCGCTAATAATGGAAATCACCTTTGAAATTTTGCGTGAGGCTGGTATACGGATGCCTAGATCAGTAGGACAAGCCGTATCGATTGTCGGAGCCCTTGTCATAGGTCAAGCTGCAGTTGAAGCAGGAATCGTTTCAGCCGTAATGGTTATAGTCGTAGCCATTACGGCTATCGCAAGCTTCGTTTTACCCGCTTATAATATGGGTAATTCTGTAAGGATATTACGATTTGGGTTAATGTTTATGGCGGCATCCTTTGGTCTATTCGGTATTATGTTAGGCTTGATTGGAATCGTTCAACATCTATGTCAGTTACGTTCTTTTGGAATTCCCTTTATGGCCTCGTTTGCTCCTTCAATCCCTTCAGATAAAAAAGACGGTTTAATTCGTTTGCCGCGATGGGAGATGTTTTCAAGACCGCGTTTTTTAAGTCAGAGAAATATTATTCGTGAAGATTATCCTCCTATCCGTGGGTCGAAACATAATGGAAAAAAATAG
- a CDS encoding recombinase family protein yields the protein MIIGYARVSTVDQNLDRQISMLSEYRCEKIVKEKFTGTIKDRSGLNQLFEVIRKGDTVVVESISRLGRKTLDILTIIQQFEEMGVQFVSLKENMDTRTSTGKAMFQMMCVIAELERNLIAERVKEGLEASKKRGKQLGRPKLEKDKLDIALRMYDSNEYSIKEIVEGTGISQGSLYRAINKRKLEEMKEIKARS from the coding sequence ATGATTATCGGTTACGCTCGTGTATCCACAGTTGACCAAAATTTAGATCGACAAATTAGTATGCTTTCAGAATATAGGTGTGAAAAAATTGTAAAGGAAAAGTTCACCGGTACCATTAAAGATCGTAGTGGTTTAAATCAGTTGTTTGAGGTGATTAGAAAAGGCGATACGGTTGTTGTTGAAAGTATCTCTCGTCTCGGACGTAAAACATTAGATATCCTAACTATTATTCAACAGTTTGAAGAGATGGGGGTTCAGTTCGTATCCTTAAAAGAAAATATGGATACAAGAACTTCTACAGGTAAAGCCATGTTTCAAATGATGTGTGTGATTGCAGAATTAGAAAGGAACTTGATTGCTGAAAGGGTAAAAGAGGGACTTGAGGCAAGTAAAAAGCGCGGAAAACAATTAGGTAGACCTAAGTTAGAAAAAGATAAGCTTGATATTGCACTACGAATGTATGACAGTAATGAATATTCCATAAAAGAAATTGTAGAGGGAACAGGCATTTCACAAGGATCGCTCTATCGAGCGATTAATAAAAGAAAGCTTGAAGAAATGAAAGAAATAAAAGCAAGATCTTAA
- a CDS encoding SDR family oxidoreductase encodes MKISEQIALVTGANRGLGKELAIELISRGATVYAGARNPENIQIPGAIPLQLDITDPNSVAAAAKIAGDVTLLINNAGVMTGASLINGNLDDIHAEFDTNLFGTLSVVRAFVPKITINGGGTILNILSALSWFTSANSGSYSATKSAEWTLTNAIRLELAEQNIRVAGLHVGYIDTELTAQIAVPKLNATDVAKIAIDGIEADKYEILVDEVSRKVQKGLSGGVSALYPQFS; translated from the coding sequence ATGAAAATTTCAGAACAAATCGCTCTTGTCACTGGAGCAAACAGAGGGCTTGGTAAAGAACTTGCAATTGAGCTTATTTCTCGTGGTGCTACTGTTTATGCTGGGGCACGTAATCCCGAAAATATTCAAATACCAGGAGCAATCCCACTACAACTCGATATCACGGATCCCAATTCTGTGGCAGCTGCAGCGAAAATCGCAGGAGATGTAACTTTATTGATTAACAATGCGGGAGTAATGACAGGTGCTTCCTTAATCAACGGTAATTTGGATGATATCCATGCAGAATTTGATACGAATTTATTTGGAACACTTTCAGTGGTTCGTGCCTTTGTACCGAAAATCACTATTAACGGTGGAGGTACGATTCTAAATATTCTTTCGGCATTGTCTTGGTTCACTAGTGCTAATTCAGGTTCATATTCCGCCACAAAGTCAGCTGAGTGGACTCTAACTAACGCAATTCGTTTAGAATTGGCTGAACAAAATATTCGCGTAGCAGGACTTCATGTTGGATATATTGACACGGAATTGACTGCACAAATCGCTGTTCCTAAATTGAATGCTACTGATGTCGCAAAGATTGCTATCGACGGGATTGAGGCTGATAAATATGAAATTCTTGTCGATGAGGTAAGCCGAAAAGTTCAAAAAGGACTTTCTGGTGGTGTGTCGGCTCTGTATCCACAGTTTTCATGA
- a CDS encoding endospore germination permease, protein MLEKGKIGAGQFMKLVILFNIGSSILLTPNILTSGAKQDAWIASILGMGIGLLLVWIYNILGSQFPQMTLVEYSQKILGKWAGKAVSFLFFIFTFTLSALVLRNIGDFTESAIFPETPIKAIHIVFLLILIIGVRYGLENIARTSEIFFPWVIILFSIFVLLLSPQVEMEKLQPILSKGIKPVIHATVPYIGFPFLELILFLMIFPYVNRKEEARKAFFIGTFIGSTVLTILTIMAILILGFEETSSNLYASFEMAKKIDIGEIIQRVESIIAVIWIITIYFKLSVCFYVSVLCFAQTFEFNNYRVLTLPLGMILVIYSIIITPNVGYLITFNGKIWTPYALTYGLFLPLLLLGVNLLKKRFSRSSKL, encoded by the coding sequence ATGCTTGAAAAGGGCAAGATAGGTGCCGGTCAATTTATGAAATTAGTTATTCTTTTTAATATAGGTTCTTCCATTTTATTAACACCGAACATACTTACTTCGGGAGCAAAACAAGACGCGTGGATCGCATCCATTCTCGGCATGGGAATTGGTTTACTCCTAGTATGGATATACAACATATTAGGCAGCCAATTTCCTCAAATGACCTTGGTTGAATACAGTCAGAAAATCCTTGGGAAATGGGCAGGGAAAGCGGTCTCTTTTTTGTTTTTTATATTTACATTTACCCTTTCTGCCCTTGTTTTAAGAAATATCGGGGATTTTACGGAGTCAGCAATATTCCCCGAGACCCCGATCAAAGCCATTCATATCGTTTTTCTATTGATACTTATCATCGGAGTCCGATATGGTCTTGAAAACATTGCACGAACTTCAGAAATTTTTTTTCCATGGGTTATCATACTTTTTAGTATTTTTGTTCTTTTACTATCACCGCAAGTTGAAATGGAAAAACTACAGCCTATTCTTTCGAAAGGAATAAAACCTGTAATACATGCGACTGTGCCCTATATTGGTTTTCCTTTTCTGGAACTTATTTTGTTTTTGATGATTTTTCCCTATGTCAACCGGAAAGAAGAAGCTAGAAAGGCATTTTTTATAGGAACTTTTATCGGAAGCACTGTTTTAACGATTTTGACAATCATGGCTATTTTAATTTTGGGATTCGAAGAAACATCAAGTAATCTATACGCCAGTTTTGAAATGGCAAAAAAAATAGATATAGGTGAGATAATACAAAGAGTAGAATCGATAATAGCAGTGATTTGGATTATTACAATCTATTTTAAACTTTCAGTTTGTTTCTATGTGTCCGTATTATGTTTTGCCCAAACTTTTGAATTCAACAATTATCGTGTACTTACATTGCCGCTGGGAATGATTTTAGTGATTTATTCCATCATTATTACTCCTAATGTGGGCTATTTGATTACTTTTAATGGAAAAATATGGACACCATACGCATTAACTTACGGCCTTTTTCTTCCTCTATTACTCCTGGGAGTAAATTTATTGAAAAAAAGGTTTTCGCGAAGTAGTAAATTGTAA
- a CDS encoding MarR family winged helix-turn-helix transcriptional regulator yields the protein MREQNSTADFSGTTDYAAACACLNLRKASRFITRLYDEYLRPVGLRSTQLSLLMALEQAGSVTITSLSEFLLMDRTTLPRDLKPLERQGWVSITEGEDRRKRLIALTPDGRDLLKRALPLWEQAQIRIRDYMGDDRYKGFLGQLSDIVKLNRQD from the coding sequence ATGAGAGAGCAAAATTCAACGGCAGATTTTTCAGGGACGACCGATTATGCAGCAGCGTGCGCTTGCTTGAATTTAAGAAAAGCGTCCCGGTTCATTACCAGATTATATGATGAATATTTAAGGCCAGTCGGGCTTCGGTCTACACAGTTGTCATTACTGATGGCACTTGAACAGGCCGGGTCTGTCACCATTACATCTCTCTCAGAATTTCTTCTGATGGATCGGACCACATTGCCACGGGATCTTAAGCCGCTTGAGAGACAAGGCTGGGTGTCGATCACGGAAGGGGAGGATCGTAGAAAACGATTAATTGCTCTGACACCTGACGGCCGGGACCTTCTTAAGCGTGCGCTGCCGTTATGGGAACAGGCGCAAATCCGTATTCGAGACTATATGGGCGATGACCGTTATAAAGGTTTCCTTGGTCAATTGTCTGATATCGTTAAGCTGAACAGGCAAGATTAA
- a CDS encoding SDR family oxidoreductase, with amino-acid sequence MKMDSNTILITGGTSGIGFELAAQLLQLGNTVIITGRDQSKLDLAKKKLPNVHTFQSDVSDPKAISDLFEKVISQFPELNVLINNAGVMRKLNFHTKEVDLVDFSSEIEINLSGSIRMVNQFLSHLKTKKSAAIMNVSSALAFVPYPAMPVYSATKAGIHSFTQSLRIQLKNTNIKVFELAPPAIQTPLVEVFDADEIKAMKPMDANKMVRYTIKALEKDRFEILPGQSSALKFMSRVAPQFMLNQLSKNKS; translated from the coding sequence ATGAAAATGGATTCCAACACAATACTCATAACGGGTGGAACATCCGGGATTGGATTCGAGCTTGCTGCTCAGCTCCTTCAGCTTGGGAACACCGTAATTATTACCGGGCGGGATCAGTCCAAACTGGACTTAGCCAAAAAGAAACTGCCAAACGTTCACACATTTCAGAGTGATGTAAGCGATCCAAAGGCAATTTCTGACCTTTTTGAAAAAGTAATTAGTCAATTTCCAGAACTAAATGTTCTGATCAATAACGCTGGGGTTATGCGTAAATTGAACTTTCATACCAAAGAGGTTGATTTAGTGGATTTCAGTAGCGAGATTGAAATTAACCTCAGTGGTTCGATCCGCATGGTGAACCAATTCTTATCGCATTTAAAGACGAAGAAATCCGCTGCGATTATGAATGTCTCATCCGCACTTGCATTTGTTCCTTATCCGGCAATGCCGGTATATAGTGCGACGAAAGCTGGTATTCATTCATTTACACAATCACTGCGAATCCAGCTGAAAAATACTAATATTAAAGTGTTTGAATTGGCGCCTCCAGCTATTCAGACCCCTTTAGTTGAAGTTTTTGATGCTGACGAGATCAAAGCCATGAAACCAATGGATGCCAATAAGATGGTTAGGTACACAATCAAGGCTTTGGAAAAGGATCGCTTTGAGATCCTGCCGGGCCAGAGCAGTGCGCTGAAGTTCATGAGTCGTGTTGCGCCTCAGTTTATGTTAAATCAGTTAAGCAAAAACAAGAGTTAA
- a CDS encoding Ger(x)C family spore germination protein yields the protein MEKNSRYLKGEITTKRKWLIALILILTLFMAAGCWNRIELNEIAISVALGIDKEGDKILISDQVVIPGAIASKTGGGSETPVTLYKESGDGIQQAARRMTTKSSRKIFVGHLQMLILSEEIAKEGIADILDHVTRDHEYRKDFYVVVAREIRAEDALKILTPIEKVPATQMRSSLETSHKAWAGTGAVKIDQLTSDLISKGKEPILTGITLQGNLEGGMTDKIENTAILQYKGLAVFKKDKLVGWLDEEETKGYNYIRGDVKSTSGLIPCNEKENATIEILSANKKIKLKMEHGKPQIDLNIRLEGNVSDAQCSIDFSNPQSFLKLEKKTEKRLIEIIKKALNKAQKEYEADIFGFGEVINRKNPKYWEKVEKDWDKEFADLKVNVKATVKIQRIFKTQKSFRERIKE from the coding sequence ATGGAAAAAAATAGTCGTTATTTGAAAGGAGAAATAACTACGAAACGAAAATGGTTGATTGCCTTAATTTTGATACTTACACTTTTCATGGCAGCAGGTTGTTGGAACCGAATAGAATTGAATGAAATCGCCATTTCAGTAGCCCTTGGAATAGATAAGGAGGGGGACAAAATTCTGATTTCAGATCAAGTAGTCATTCCCGGAGCTATTGCTTCTAAAACAGGCGGGGGTTCTGAAACACCGGTAACGTTGTATAAAGAGTCAGGTGACGGAATTCAGCAAGCTGCTCGCAGAATGACGACTAAAAGTTCAAGAAAAATCTTTGTAGGACATTTACAGATGCTTATCCTCAGTGAGGAGATTGCGAAAGAAGGAATTGCAGATATATTAGATCACGTAACTAGAGACCATGAATATCGAAAGGATTTCTATGTGGTAGTAGCCAGGGAAATTAGAGCGGAGGACGCCCTTAAGATCCTCACACCGATTGAAAAAGTCCCGGCAACTCAAATGCGTTCATCTCTCGAAACTTCTCACAAAGCTTGGGCAGGAACGGGAGCAGTAAAAATTGATCAACTCACTTCAGATTTAATTAGTAAAGGGAAAGAACCGATATTAACAGGAATAACACTGCAAGGAAATTTAGAAGGAGGAATGACAGACAAAATTGAAAATACAGCGATTTTACAGTACAAAGGTTTAGCGGTGTTTAAGAAAGATAAGCTGGTAGGCTGGTTAGATGAGGAGGAAACGAAGGGTTATAACTATATCCGAGGTGATGTAAAAAGCACTTCCGGGCTTATACCATGCAATGAAAAAGAGAATGCCACTATAGAAATACTCAGCGCAAATAAAAAAATAAAATTAAAGATGGAGCATGGCAAGCCTCAAATAGATCTTAATATCAGGTTGGAAGGCAATGTGTCTGATGCACAATGCAGTATAGATTTTTCCAACCCGCAATCGTTTCTCAAATTAGAGAAAAAAACAGAAAAACGCCTTATAGAAATTATAAAGAAAGCGTTAAATAAAGCACAAAAAGAATATGAGGCGGATATTTTTGGGTTTGGTGAAGTGATAAACCGAAAAAATCCAAAATATTGGGAAAAGGTCGAGAAGGACTGGGACAAAGAATTTGCAGATTTAAAGGTCAATGTAAAGGCAACAGTAAAAATACAGCGGATTTTTAAAACGCAAAAATCCTTCCGTGAAAGGATAAAAGAGTAA
- a CDS encoding recombinase family protein gives MKFGYARVSTQDQSLSLQLDALTHYGVDQNFEEKESGKKKNRPQLDELLKVLRKGDTVIVYKLDRISRSTKHLIELMEYFESDGIHFVSIQDKIDTTTAMGRFFFRMLASIAELERDIISERTKDGLTAARARGRKGGRPKVESKKIELAMKMYQSKDYSLSQIKVATGIGATTLYRYLEKKA, from the coding sequence TTGAAATTTGGATATGCACGGGTCAGTACACAAGATCAGTCATTATCGTTACAACTTGATGCATTGACTCACTACGGAGTGGACCAGAATTTTGAAGAAAAAGAATCAGGGAAGAAAAAAAACCGACCACAGTTGGATGAGCTTCTTAAAGTTTTACGTAAAGGCGACACGGTAATAGTCTATAAATTAGATCGTATCAGTCGGAGTACCAAACATTTAATTGAGCTTATGGAATATTTTGAATCGGATGGTATTCATTTTGTGTCCATTCAAGACAAGATTGACACGACAACTGCTATGGGACGGTTCTTCTTCAGAATGTTGGCCAGTATAGCTGAATTGGAACGAGACATTATTAGTGAACGAACAAAAGATGGATTGACGGCAGCAAGAGCTAGGGGAAGAAAGGGAGGCAGACCGAAGGTAGAATCAAAAAAGATCGAGCTCGCCATGAAAATGTATCAAAGTAAAGACTACTCCTTGTCTCAAATTAAAGTAGCCACAGGGATTGGGGCAACAACTTTATATCGTTACTTGGAGAAGAAAGCATGA